The proteins below are encoded in one region of Vanessa tameamea isolate UH-Manoa-2023 chromosome Z, ilVanTame1 primary haplotype, whole genome shotgun sequence:
- the LOC113404235 gene encoding uncharacterized protein LOC113404235, protein MRGIWSLVITLAVILQIALVSGKALIPQDQQAQQQLEQKGQINSAQKRVGYDYPAPSNDLINPFQDHDNLHPHDGHHEVVEEHVDEYHGHDDHSHHLEEHHIEEHHDHEDHHDPHDHHDHHDHHDHHDPGYWKKKLIWKPGWKKIWKPAKKQIWKPSWKKIWKPIWVPTKIPVWKEIKVPDWKKIYKPEWKPIKVPAWKEVKVPDWKKITIPVWKDIVVPGWKDIQVPAWKKLWKPEWVKVGIPGEKYLGKDHEGWEYTSHDLWKKKLIWKPIWKKYWKPAKKQIWIPDKKLVWKDQWKQIWKTEKQQIWIDDKKLVWKEAWQQIWKPSKKLIWVPDKKLEWKEAWKQIWVPDWKEIWVPGVKKIWRPVWISEWFPSPDHHEHAHSWNRNDNSLAASQKSVAVQPSPQKVVPQQPKQQQQQQQPQQRPQQQSIWQFPK, encoded by the exons ATGCGAGGGATATGGAGCCTAGTG attACCCTAGCGGTAATTCTACAAATCGCTCTAGTATCGGGAAAGGCGTTAATACCACAAGATCAACAAGCTCAGCAACAGTTAGAACAGAAAGGACAAATCAATTCTGCTCAGAAACGTGTCGGATACGACTACCCTGCaccgtcaaatgatttaatCAATCCATTCCAAGATCATGACAACTTACATCCACACGACGGTCATCATGAAGTTGTCGAAGAACACGTTGACGAATATCATGGCCATGATGACCACAGTCATCACCTAGAAGAACATCATATCGAAGAGCATCATGACCATGAGGATCATCACGACCCCCACGACCATCACGATCATCATGACCATCACGACCATCACGACCCTGGTTATTGGAAGAAAAAGCTAATATGGAAACCAGGATGGAAGAAAATTTGGAAACCAGctaaaaaacaaatttggaaGCCATCTTGGAAAAAAATTTGGAAGCCAATCTGGGTACCAACAAAAATACCTGTTTGGAAAGAAATTAAAGTACCAGACTGGAAAAAGATTTACAAACCCGAATGGAAACCTATCAAAGTGCCCGCTTGGAAAGAAGTTAAGGTTCCGGATTGGAAGAAAATAACAATTCCTGTTTGGAAAGATATTGTTGTTCCTGGGTGGAAAGATATTCAAGTACCTGCGTGGAAAAAACTATGGAAACCAGAATGGGTAAAGGTTGGTATCCCAGGCGAAAAATATTTAGGTAAGGATCATGAAGGTTGGGAATATACGTCTCACGATTTATGGAAAAAGAAGTTAATATGGAAACCTATATGGAAAAAATACTGGAAGCCAGctaaaaaacaaatttggaTTCCTGATAAAAAGTTAGTGTGGAAAGACCAGTGGAAGCAAATATGGAAGACAGAAAAACAACAAATTTGGATTGATGACAAGAAACTCGTATGGAAAGAAGCTTGGCAGCAGATTTGGAAACCGTCGAAAAAACTAATTTGGGTGCCCGACAAAAAGCTAGAATGGAAGGAAGCATGGAAACAGATTTGGGTTCCAGACTGGAAAGAAATTTGGGTACCAGGAGTAAAGAAAATATGGAGACCTGTATGGATATCTGAGTGGTTCCCTTCACCCGATCACCACGAGCATGCACACAGTTGGAACAGAAACGACAATAGTTTAGCTGCCAGTCAAAAATCAGTAGCAGTGCAACCATCTCCACAAAAAGTAGTGCCACAACAACCAAAacagcaacaacaacaacaacaaccaCAACAGCGACCACAACAACAATCAATCTGGCAGtttccaaaataa